The nucleotide window AAATACCGGATTGAATTTGAGTTTCTAAGGAAACGTAACACCTGATATATCCTGCACGGGCAGGATGCCTGTGCTGTTATTATAATCATTCTTGCTGCCAAGCACAACTTGACAGCAAGAGGGCGTAGCCCCTACACGCAACAATTCGGAATAAATCAAACCATAATATTTATATGTTAGTATGTCCGTTCTTGGGTGAGGCCTAAAGCGGACGACATCCTGACGTTTATTAATTCCAACCTTATTAATATGTGCTGTCGGAAGTTGCTTCCGACAGCTATGTATTAGGGCGTATTAGCCTTAGGAAAACGCCCTTGCGAGCGATAATTCGGAATTATCATGTCATAATTAATCGCAATTCGGCCAGCCCGCAGGTGGGTCAACCGGTACAGGCGGATACAGCGGCGGATAATCAATACAGTGCTCTATCACACCAGAACCTCTAAAATATGCTACCATTCTGATTACATCACTGCCCATAACTATGCAATCAGCGTTAGCATCCGCCGAGGCCCAAAAACCATCAAGCAGACAAGGATTACTAGATGGAGAACCCTTAAAGTAATTGACCAAGTATGTAACATCTCCTCCGATAACAATCGGCGGCCATAAACCATTAGCCATGTTGGCATCGCCGGGAAGATAGGCATAGCCAACCAACACCGTTGGCGGCAGAAGGCCAAGGCCGGCGCAATCTGCATGCCAGTAGGTCATTCTCAATTCATGGCTTGTTGCCGGGTTGGAGCAATTACAGGGGTCTGCCATAACGCAAGGATAGAAATTACTGCCGGGACCAATTGGTATTTCAGGCGTCATTGGATTGCAATCATGATTTGCGGTTAAACCGCCGGGGGAGGTAATGATGCCGAGACCCGGGTCATCATAATTCCAGCAGCCGTTTGCCGATTGGAAAGATAGTATAATCGGGTCATCGCCAAAATCCCAGATTACCGGAGTATAAGGACTGGTTATCGGGGAGAAAATCACTTGCGGTATAACAGGAAGCATTCCCTCAAAAGTGCCGCCGTCTTCACATTCGAGATTAATCGTCATCGTTCCGGTAGGCTGAGGAGCAACGCTTGATAGACACACCCGGACATCATAATAATATGTTTCTGCTCCGCCCCAAGCAGTAACCTCTATTGGCGAAACGCTTACTAACGACAAGGCCACGATTTCAATATCAATATCATCGGAGGAACCGCAAGAGGGAAATTCAGCTTGAGTCAAACGCTTGATAATAGTATCGGTTGGGCCAAGAATATCCGGCTCCGTGGTTTCCAACGGTTCTCCCTCTAATACAACCGTTCCCTCAAAAGGATCAGAACCGGGACCAAAGAAATCGGGAGGAATCGGTGGACAATCTAATCCGCCAAATACGATATAGGTATTGCTGTCGGGAGATGTTACATACAGATCAAAGCCGGGACTAATATCCACTGTGATTTCCTCAATCGCAGGTAATAGTCCCAAACCGGCATTCGAGGCGTTATAATATATCATAAGTATATCAAAATCGGTTGGATTATTTGAGCAATCGCAGGGATTGCCGTAAAGACAACCAAAGAAGTTGCTGCTGGCATTCACAGCGACATCCATAGTGCTCGCATCGCAATCGTGATCGACAGTCAAGCCGCCTGGTGATGTGATAACACCAAATCCGGGGTCGGAGTAGAGCCAATGACCGGTTGTCGTATAATAAAAGAATATTTCAGGAGCATAACCAAAATCTAATTCTCTGTGTTCATATGGCGGGTCAATTTGATCAAACATTAGCTTGGGTATGACCCTAAGCTGTCCGTCAAAAACACCCCCACTGTTGCATTCAAGGTAAACAGCCATCGACCCGATATCCTGTTGAACAATACTTGATAAACACATGCTTACTTGCCATTGCTCATCGGGACCCATTCCGGTAACAGTTATCGGGGATACACTCACTAAAGAAAGAGCAGCAATCTCAGTTTGAATCGTGTCGGAATCTCCACAGCTATCGAAATGAGCGTCATCTAAACGCCTGATGATTATACTTGCAGGGCTTAATATATCGGCTGGATTTGTTTCCAAAGGATTGCCCTCAAGAATTGTCATCTGGTCGAATGGATCGGAGCCGGGATAGAAAAAGTCTGCTGGTATGGGATAGGTGTTAAAATTGAAATATGTATTACTGTCGGGCGGGCAATCGAATAAATCATCACCGGAATAAATAGTTTGTGCTCCGAAACCCTGAACAAGACGAACCGCGGCAATAGTAGTACCCATCATTCCTTCAAGCACAGACCCGGGACAGCCTGCAAAGTCTATTTGATAGGTAATATCAAAGAAACTATCGACAGCAAAATCGCCGCTGGGAAGCTCCTCTAAACTCGTCTGCCCGGGGCAGGGCAAGCCAAAATCTGTTCCGGCAAAAAGATGAAATGTGCAAAAATCAGGGTCGCCAAAAAGCTGGGCTTCAAGGCGAAACCAATCTGATGGAAATACTTGCAAGGCATCGCCGGGATTGCGGGGACCGTTATGTATCTCGGCGGTAAATTCCATCGCCAATGTTCGGCTAAATCCGGTAAGCACACCGGTGCCGGTTGCTACAAATTCCACAGTCCCTTCAAAACACTCAATTGTTCCGCCAAGAGAGCCGCCCGGCAACTCGCAGGTTCCGGTAGGGAAAGGCTCAGAACAGATAGAGTATATATGGTCGCAAACAAAATTATCAAAACACGGTTCCAACTCAATAGTTGTGCCTGGTGGCAAACCATCGATTATTCTCATATTATCAAACGGAGCAATATACGGACAGAGAGCAGGCAAATCGACCGTGCCGGTACCGTTATCCGGCGCATCGCAGTTACTAGCCTGCGCTGAAACTGATAAACACAGCAAAGCAGACAGCATAACTATCAAGCTTAATTGATAAATTTTAAATCGTCTCATTATCTTATCCTCCTAAGTTTTAAGAATTTAATGACCGAATAACATTTTATCGGAAAATTTAATTATTTTTCCGTAATATTTAATTATTTAGTCGTGAATTCTTACCTGATTTCGTAAAATGCAAATTACTATCACAACAAAATAATTCCCAACTTGATTTTATATCATCTTCAATTAATTTTATAACAACTATTGATGATAACCTGCTTTGGATATTACTAACCCACAATGCTGTTATTGATTTAGATACTTTTATATCAATAATTTGTCAAGTTATAAATTGCTGGAAATTTACCTGAAATATTGTCTTTGCTTTTAAATAACTATTGCCGTCGGGTCGGAGGACCCGACAGCTCGAAAAACTCATACTTTACGGAATTAATAATACATACTTATTTTACTAATAGCATCCTCACACAGTCAGAGAATTTTCCTGCTTCAAGCCGCGCAAAATATATCCCCGACGGCATATCTGAAGCATCCCAAGTGATATTATATTCGCCGGCCTGATGATTACTATCAATCAATGTATCGACTCGCTGGCCAAGTATATTATATATCGATAGAGCAGCATATGCAGGCTTGTCTAAGCTATAGCTAATAATAGTAGAGAGATTAAAAGGATTGGGATAATTCTGATTAAGGCTAACATTTTCCGGTAATCTGCTTGATATTTCTATGTTGCTTTGCTCTCTATAACCATATCTGGCGGTTCCGTATTGGTCATGCTTAAACATCGGCCAGCATGAAAGTCTCGAATTATATTCGCCGGTACCATCGACATAAGCAATATCGCCAAAGCATGAGGCAAATACGAAGTCGGCATCGCCGTCAAAATCCATATCGCCAATCGCTGGCGCAGGGCTATATGTGCCGGAATGATTTCCATCGCTCTGGCAGTAAGGAAAATTATCTAAATATGAGCCGTCAGAATTTAAGCCGAAAATATAGTGAAATGTTTTGATAAAGATTTCCGCCGATGATGGGTCGTTATCCACCTCAGCAATAATCGGTGATGATCTTACATTTCCACAGCTGCCGTCATGATGTAATTCTACAGGCCAATTGTCTAAGAATTGCCCCTCGTGATCATAACCATAAAGGATTTCAACCCACTCCGGCTGTGTTTTCAAGCCGCCGATAAATATTTCAAGGTCGCCATCGCCATCAATATCACCCAGCGCCGTTGATGATAGACGGCAATACTGCGCTTGCACAGGCCAACCCGGTTTTAAATTGCCTGTATGATCCAAACAGTAAATAAAATCATTGTTAGATTCATCATAGGCTGCGATGACAATCTCTAAGAACCCATCGTTGTCAACATCGCCGATTGCCGGTGCCGATTTTACTATACCGGAAGTTTGAAAGGGAAAACCAGGGAGTATCGTACCATCCAGATTCCATACATAAATGTTGTAAGATAACGGATTGATGGCGGGGTAATATGTGCCGGCAATAATTTCCATCTCGCCGTCATTATCGATATCGGCAACAGCCGGCTCGCCTACTAATGTGTCGGCATAGTAGGGGCAACCGCTAAATAATGTCCCATCGTGATGTCTAACAAAAATAGCGTTTCCTGTCGGATAAATAATCTCAAGGTCATTATCACCATCAAGGTCCTCTAAAACAGGTGAATAATTAATGCTATTGTTTATTGGCCAGCCGGGATAAGATGAACCATCATGATTAAACACATGTAAAATATTCCAATCGCCGGCAATTATTTCCTGGTCGCCATCGTTGTCTATATCACCTACAACCGGAGTAGTTGAGAAAGGGGCATTCGCTTCATAAGGCCAGCCAGGGATTATGCCGCCATCAATATCAAGAACCGTGATAATACCGCTCGAATACGGATTTGGCTGTTGGCCATAAGTTGCACATATTATATCAAGAATGCCGTTATTATCCACATCGGCAATGCGTAAAGATGCCAGCAGGGGGGCGTTGATACTGTAAGACCAATCGGTAACATCCGCAGGCTGCATGAAATAGTTATTAGCAACGGATGATTTTACACAAAACAGATTGCCCTCTTCGCTTTGGGTGATGTTCTGATTATATTGGGATATATTATTATTAATATTCTCTTCAGGATAAACGATTTGAGTAAACCCTATGAAAACAATAATGCTGGTTAACATTATCAGACTAATGTTTGCTGCTTTTTCTATTCTCATAAATAACTCCTTGCGCGGTATTTTTTATCTTAATTCAATATTTTATATAATAACTATGTTTAGTTTTATGTCAAGGTAAATTGCTTGTTGCTGGGCTATAACGGGTTCTGTTTCTCTGCAGGAAGTGAGCAAATAGAGTCTTTTATTTCAAGCGATGGCAGTCCGCCGCAGCGGATTTTCCTGCCATTATTACGCGCTAATGTCGTCAGGAAAGGATTTCTGACGATGCGAAAAAATAGAGTCTTTTATTCGAATCGATATTAATGAAAAGCTAATTTATTCTGATATGCTATAACAGGATATTATTCCGTCAGCTTCGCTCCCATTATAATACAGGAACTATACTACCGCCCCATATTAATATCAGTCTCTATAACCCCATCCTTAATCTTGATAATCCGATTCCAGCGGCGGGCTATGCCCATATCATGAGTAATCGTAACAACTGATTTGCCTTGCTCGTTTAGCTTTTCAAACAAATCAATAATCTCCATGCCTGTTTTCGAGTCGAGGTTGCCGGTCGGCTCATCGGCGAGTATTATATCCGGTTCGTTAGCTAACGACCTGGCAATAGCGACTCTCTGCATCTCGCCGCCGGAAAGCTCGGTGGGTTTATGGTCGGCTCTGTCAGCCAAACCGACAAGCGATAGACATTCCATTATCTTTTCCTTGCGATACTTGCCCGGCTTGCCGGCAAAAATCAGAGGCATCTCGACATTCTCATAAGCTGTAGCGTAAGAAAGAAGGTTGAAATTCTGAAATATGAAGCCAATTTTTCTATTTCTAATAGAGGCAAGCTGATGAATAGTCATTTCTGCCACGGGTTGGCTGTCGAGATTATAAACACCATTAGTAGGTTGGTCGAGGCAGCCCATTATATTCATCAATGTTGACTTTCCCGAACCGGAAGGGCCCGTAACAGCTACTAATTCACCGCGGTTAATATTCAAATTTATCCCATCTAAAGCCCTAACCTCAACTTTACCGGTCTGATATATTTTAGTTATCCCTTGAAATGAAATTAAACTTCCATTGCTATTCATTATTCATACCTCAACGCTTCAACCGGGTTAATAGATGCCGCCTTACGGGCAGGGAAGAAGCCGGCTAAAAATCCAATAACCGATAATGTCGCAACTGTAGCAATTGCCACAGGCCAATTTACAGTTGGACGGCTGAGAAGTTCCAGCGCATCCTCCATCGGTAAAAACCAGAATATTTTGCATACCGCAAGGCTGAACATTATTCCCATAAAGCCGCCTGCGAAAGATATTGCCAACGCTTCTGTCATAAATTGAAATATTATATGCTTTCTGTCTGCTCCGATTGCTATCTTGATGCCGATTTCCCTCGTCCTTTCCCGAACTGCCACATACATGATATTAGCGACGCCAATCCCCGCGATAAGAAGAGTCATACCGCCGATAAACCACATGAAAATCTCAATGCCAAGAAAGACCTTGCTCATGATTTCAGCATCCTTGACAGTATCCCAGAACCAAAGACAATGGCTGTCAGTTGGGTCAAACCGATACTTGCCGCCAAACAAACCGAATAACTGCCGTTCCACATCCTTAGTATCTACGCCCTCATTAACCGAATACACTATATTATCAAGATAAGGATCGCCAAAAACAGCAACAAAGGTAGTCGCCGGTATCACAAGGTAATTATCATCAGGGCCGTGATAGTTTGAATTCTGCATCTTTTCTATCATAACGCCGATTACAGTAAACGGCATATTATTAAGCATGATAATTTCGCCGACAGGATCATGGTCTCCAAATATTTCTTCAGCAGCACGGGTTCCTATATATACAACCCGTTTTTTCTTTTCTAAGTCAATCTTATCGATAAAACGTCCGCCCATTTGGGCATAATGTGTTCGCAAGTCCTTAAACTCGGGATATACACCGCTGACAAGCTTATTCACCTGCTTTTTCCCCCAGTTGATAGTTACGCCCCATCTTAGGTATTCGCCGGAAACCATTTTTATATCGGGTACGCGTTTTTTAATAAAGTCAATATCCTCAGACCTGAACCATATTTTTCTGCCGGGCGGCAAGCCCTGAAATACTTTAGTCGTTTGCCCTGACCAGAGAATAACAACACCTTTACCCATTCCTGTACCGGCTTTTCTCATCTGGTTTTCTAAGCCGACACTGAATGCCATCAGTAAGGTTATTGAAATAGTGCCCCATGTAATAGCGAGAATAGTTAAAATCATTCTCAACTTCTGAGCTTTGAACTCTCTGAAAATGAGCTTTAAAAATAAAATAAATTTATAAAACATCATAATCTATAACCTCAAAGCCTCAACGGGATTTAAACGTACCGCTCGTCTGGCAGGGAATAACCCTGCTAAAAATCCAATAGTGCCAATTAGAAGTACAGTTAAAAGCACGTGATTAGCTGCGATAGCAGGGTTGCCGACATACTCGCCAAGATTTAGTAGTGGAAATGCCGCCTCAAATATTTTCGCGATTATAAATCCGGTTATGCCGCCGATTGTGGTTATCAGCAAGGATTCCAAAATAATCTGCCCCATGATATAGCCGCGAGTCGAACCCAGCGCCATTTTGATGCCTATTTCCTTTGTCCGCTCCTTGACTACCACAAACATGATATTAGCGGTACCGATTCCCCCTACAATCAATGTGAAGATTCCTATTATACCGAGAAATATCTTGAAGCCATCGAAAAACGGCTTGAACTGTTTGATGCTTTCATTTGTATCCCATACGTGAAGCGCCTGTTCATCATCAGGATTGAATTTATATTTACCGCCAAGGAATTTGAAAACGTTTTTCTCGATAGCTTTCGAGTGGTCGGGATTGGCTACCTGATAAATCATGTTATTGGGAAAGCGCCTATTAAATATCGTTTTGAATGTGCTCGATGGAATAAAGGCTTTATATACATCACGGCCTCTGTATGAAGAGTTTTGCATCTTTTGTTTCAATACTCCTATCACTAAAAACGGCGTACCTTTTAATACAATATATTTTCCAACCGGATTTACGCCCTCGCCGAAAAGGTCATTGCGAATATTCGTGCCCAAGAAGATTACCCGCTTGCGATATTCAAAATCTATTTCATTATAAAATCGCCCGCCTGCTTCGGGAATAAGATTTCTAACAACGCCAAATTCCGGATAGGTGCCGATTATATTTTGCGATACTGTTTTGCGTCCATAGGTCATCATCCCATAGGAGGAATATTCGGGGGATGATCGGATAATTTCCGGGATTTCGATTGTTAGCATGTCGATATCGTCATCAATAAAACGTATATTTCTCCCCTTGGGCAAGCCCTCGTGCGGCATGGATGTTTTGCCCGGCCATACAATAACCAAACCCTCGCCCAGACCGGCAAAAGTCTTACGCTGATGACGGTATAACCCTTCGCCGAA belongs to Candidatus Zixiibacteriota bacterium and includes:
- a CDS encoding T9SS type A sorting domain-containing protein → MRIEKAANISLIMLTSIIVFIGFTQIVYPEENINNNISQYNQNITQSEEGNLFCVKSSVANNYFMQPADVTDWSYSINAPLLASLRIADVDNNGILDIICATYGQQPNPYSSGIITVLDIDGGIIPGWPYEANAPFSTTPVVGDIDNDGDQEIIAGDWNILHVFNHDGSSYPGWPINNSINYSPVLEDLDGDNDLEIIYPTGNAIFVRHHDGTLFSGCPYYADTLVGEPAVADIDNDGEMEIIAGTYYPAINPLSYNIYVWNLDGTILPGFPFQTSGIVKSAPAIGDVDNDGFLEIVIAAYDESNNDFIYCLDHTGNLKPGWPVQAQYCRLSSTALGDIDGDGDLEIFIGGLKTQPEWVEILYGYDHEGQFLDNWPVELHHDGSCGNVRSSPIIAEVDNDPSSAEIFIKTFHYIFGLNSDGSYLDNFPYCQSDGNHSGTYSPAPAIGDMDFDGDADFVFASCFGDIAYVDGTGEYNSRLSCWPMFKHDQYGTARYGYREQSNIEISSRLPENVSLNQNYPNPFNLSTIISYSLDKPAYAALSIYNILGQRVDTLIDSNHQAGEYNITWDASDMPSGIYFARLEAGKFSDCVRMLLVK
- a CDS encoding ABC transporter ATP-binding protein yields the protein MNSNGSLISFQGITKIYQTGKVEVRALDGINLNINRGELVAVTGPSGSGKSTLMNIMGCLDQPTNGVYNLDSQPVAEMTIHQLASIRNRKIGFIFQNFNLLSYATAYENVEMPLIFAGKPGKYRKEKIMECLSLVGLADRADHKPTELSGGEMQRVAIARSLANEPDIILADEPTGNLDSKTGMEIIDLFEKLNEQGKSVVTITHDMGIARRWNRIIKIKDGVIETDINMGR
- a CDS encoding ABC transporter permease, producing MMFYKFILFLKLIFREFKAQKLRMILTILAITWGTISITLLMAFSVGLENQMRKAGTGMGKGVVILWSGQTTKVFQGLPPGRKIWFRSEDIDFIKKRVPDIKMVSGEYLRWGVTINWGKKQVNKLVSGVYPEFKDLRTHYAQMGGRFIDKIDLEKKKRVVYIGTRAAEEIFGDHDPVGEIIMLNNMPFTVIGVMIEKMQNSNYHGPDDNYLVIPATTFVAVFGDPYLDNIVYSVNEGVDTKDVERQLFGLFGGKYRFDPTDSHCLWFWDTVKDAEIMSKVFLGIEIFMWFIGGMTLLIAGIGVANIMYVAVRERTREIGIKIAIGADRKHIIFQFMTEALAISFAGGFMGIMFSLAVCKIFWFLPMEDALELLSRPTVNWPVAIATVATLSVIGFLAGFFPARKAASINPVEALRYE
- a CDS encoding ABC transporter permease, with the translated sequence MKLLIILKQFLEDIKKQKLRTFLTTFGIVWGTAAIIILISFGEGLYRHQRKTFAGLGEGLVIVWPGKTSMPHEGLPKGRNIRFIDDDIDMLTIEIPEIIRSSPEYSSYGMMTYGRKTVSQNIIGTYPEFGVVRNLIPEAGGRFYNEIDFEYRKRVIFLGTNIRNDLFGEGVNPVGKYIVLKGTPFLVIGVLKQKMQNSSYRGRDVYKAFIPSSTFKTIFNRRFPNNMIYQVANPDHSKAIEKNVFKFLGGKYKFNPDDEQALHVWDTNESIKQFKPFFDGFKIFLGIIGIFTLIVGGIGTANIMFVVVKERTKEIGIKMALGSTRGYIMGQIILESLLITTIGGITGFIIAKIFEAAFPLLNLGEYVGNPAIAANHVLLTVLLIGTIGFLAGLFPARRAVRLNPVEALRL